A stretch of the Notamacropus eugenii isolate mMacEug1 chromosome 2, mMacEug1.pri_v2, whole genome shotgun sequence genome encodes the following:
- the ZSCAN12 gene encoding zinc finger and SCAN domain-containing protein 12 produces MAASWNTETPQDCERILKVKTEDEGYNFRQDSTQPNKHLKTRECSRQCFRQFCYQEASGPREALSRLRELCHQWLRPEINSKEQILELLVLDQFLTILPEELQTWVRDHHPQSGEEAVTVLEDLERELDEPEQQDSACTQGQEISLREAASVEKTQQPLSVSLWPVEAQFKCESPEPQSLRERDDETRNEHEKLNSKLENLEEMETIREIPGKLSKGIPTGPKCEKTYEQQKGIIEDPCGYPSGDKQCKCDENGINSTKSPSVIENKRMYCEEKPYECDECGKTFSQNSRLIEHQRIHTGDRPYKCEECGKAFRGRTVLIRHKIIHTGEKPYKCNECGKAFGRWSALNQHQRLHTGEKHYHCNECGKAFSQKAGLFHHLKIHTRDKPHQCSQCNKSFSRRSILVQHQGVHTGEKPYECSECGKAFVYNSSLVSHQEIHHKEKCYQCNECGKAFSQSGLIQHQRTHTGEKPYKCDMCGKAFIQRTSLIEHQRIHTGERPYKCDQCGKAFTQRSVLTEHQRIHTGERPYKCDECGNAFRGITSLIQHQRIHTGEKPYQCDECGKAFRQRSDLSKHQRIHIRSGSYRCNECGKAFSHNSALTQHQSVHHAEKSVSL; encoded by the exons ATGGCAGCCTCCTGGAACACTGAGACTCCACAAGACTGCGAGAGAATTTTGAAAGTGAAAACTGAGGATGAGGGTTACAATTTCAGGCAAGATTCCACCCAGCCGAATAAGCATCTCAAAACCAGAGAGTGTTCCCGGCAGTGCTTCCGGCAGTTTTGCTACCAAGAGGCCTCTGGGCCTCGAGAGGCTCTGAGCAGACTCCGGGAGCTCTGTCACCAATGGCTAAGACCAGAGATAAACTCGAAGGAACAGATCTTGGAGCTTCTGGTACTGGACCAATTTCTAACCATCCTGCCTGAGGAGCTTCAGACCTGGGTGCGGGACCATCATCCACAGAGTGGAGAGGAGGCAGTGACTGTGCTGGAGGATTTGGAGAGAGAGCTGGATGAACCAGAGCAACAG GACTCAGCATGTACACAAGGACAGGAAATATCTTTAAGGGAGGCGGCATCTGTAGAGAAAACACAACAACCTTTGAGTGTCTCTCTCTGGCCTGTGGAAGCCCAGTTCAAGTGTGAATCACCAGAGCCCCAATCCCTACGTGAGAGAG ATGATGAGACCAGAAATGAGCATGAAAAGTTGAATTCAAAGCTGGAAAAccttgaagaaatggaaacaatcaGGGAAATACCTGGCAAACTTTCTAAAGGAATTCCCACAGGTCCTAAGTGTGAAAAAACCTATGAACAGCAGAAGGGAATAATAGAGGATCCCTGTGGATATCCTTCAGGGGATAAGCAATGTAAGTGTGATGAAAATGGAATAAACTCCACTAAGAGCCCAAGTGTTATTGAAAACAAGAGAATGTATTGTGAGGAGAAACCTTATGAGTGTGATGAGTGTGGGAAAACCTTTAGTCAGAACTCTCGGCTTATTGAACATCaaagaatccatactggagacaGACCCTACAAATGTGaggaatgtggaaaagcttttcgTGGGAGAACTGTACTTATTCGACATAAAATAATCcatactggggagaaaccctataaatgtaatgaatgtgggaaagcttttggTCGGTGGTCAGCCCTTAATCAACATCAGAGACTgcatactggagagaaacattATCATTGTAacgaatgtgggaaagccttcagtcagAAAGCAGGTCTTTTTCATCACCTCAAAATCCACACTAGAGACAAACCCCATCAGTGTAGTCAGTGTAATAAAAGTTTTAGTCGCCGTTCAATTCTTGTTCAACATCAGGGAGTTCATACAGGGGAGAAACCATATGAGTgcagtgaatgtggaaaagcctttgtTTACAATTCATCCCTTGTTTCACATCAAGAAATCCaccacaaagaaaaatgctatcagtgtaatgaatgtgggaaagccttcagtcaAAGTGGCCTTATTCAGCATCAGAGaacccacactggagagaaaccttataaatgtgaCATGTGTGGGAAAGCATTCATTCAAAGGACAAGCCTTATAGAGCATCAgcgaattcacactggagagagacCCTATAAATGTGATcagtgtgggaaagccttcactCAGAGATCAGTCCTTACCGAACATCAACGAATCCACACCGGAGAAAGACcttataaatgtgatgaatgtggaaatGCTTTCCGTGGGATCACTAGTCTTATTCAACACCAGAGAATACATACTGGGGAGAAGCCCTATCAATGTGATGAGTGTGGAAAAGCCTTCCGACAGAGGTCAGACCTtagtaaacatcagagaatccacattAGAAGTGGCTCATATAGATGCAAcgaatgtgggaaggctttcagtCATAACTCAGCTCTTACTCAACATCAGTCTGTCCACCATGCAGAAAAATCTGTCTCTTTGTAA
- the LOC140525564 gene encoding LOW QUALITY PROTEIN: uncharacterized protein (The sequence of the model RefSeq protein was modified relative to this genomic sequence to represent the inferred CDS: inserted 5 bases in 3 codons) has translation MTEVSAAQPPEELEGLLIVKVEEEDRAWGQDSDPLGNKAYIQEISHRNFRHFCYQETRGPRDALDRLQELCHQWLRPDIHTKEQILELLVLEQFLTILPDSLQTWVRDCHPESGEEAVTLLEDFERNLGEPGKQVQACAMGHEVLLEKAMSVGVSQNVQNAQLVKTQTPQERVSDGETRCSSTKLSPKQDLLKEMEPHEEIIYKFNGEIPQAPKDREACEHDVKLKSQWGKPTDKEQLKQDESETNFIQNSIQNQRHQIGGKACEHVEHERTFNHSTGPLEHLKNHIGDQSSRCEECGKTFSSSNGLIRHMXNPYCNQCSKSFTGQSILIQHQGVHTGEKPYEFNECGKAFVYNSSLFSHQEIHHKEKRFKCNECGKAFCRKTGLYEHQKIHYVEKSYENDEYGKSFNQNGSLVEHQNNPTGEKHEREEGESCFSCSTGFSEHQNCSAEKHYDHEXNEKGQSPSTGFAGHQLEKQSEQIEDETTYSQSINLIEHQTIQTGEEQFEEDMSTRSFDHNTNTVEHQRSYTTDQLYKCEEYGKTFSTKAGLXKKIHTGERPYKCEECGKAFCQLSALNQHQSVHTGEKRYRCNECGKAFSQNTGLFYHLRIHTGEKPFQCNLCSKKFSRRSILIKHQKIHWKRVFIA, from the exons ATGACTGAAGTTTCAGCTGCCCAGCCTCCAGAGGAACTGGAGGGACTTTTGATAGtgaaagtagaagaggaagatCGTGCCTGGGGACAGGATTCTGACCCTCTGGGAAACAAGGCCTATATCCAAGAGATCTCCCACAGGAACTTTAGGCATTTCTGCTACCAGGAGACAAGAGGTCCAAGGGATGCCCTGGACCGACTCCAGGAACTTTGTCATCAGTGGTTGAGACCTGACATACATACAAAGGAGCAGATCCTGGAGCTCCTGGTTTTGGAGCAGTTCCTGACCATCCTGCCTGACTCACTGCAGACCTGGGTCCGTGACTGTCATCCAGAAAGTGGAGAAGAAGCTGTGACGTTGCTGGAGGATTTTGAGAGAAACCTTGGTGAGCCAGGAAAACAG GTCCAAGCCTGTGCAATGGGACATGAAGTGCTTTTGGAGAAAGCGATGTCTGTAGGAGTGTCACAGAATGTACAAAATGCCCAGCTAGTGAAGACCCAGACTCCACAAGAAAGAG TTTCAGATGGTGAGACCAGATGCAGTTCCACAAAATTGTCTCCAAAGCAAGACCTTTTGAAAGAAATGGAGCCACATGAGgagataatttataaatttaatggAGAAATTCCACAAGCTCCTAAAGATAGAGAAGCATGTGAACATGATGTCAAGTTAAAAAGTCAATGGGGAAAGCCCACAGACAAGGAACAACTTAAGCAAGATGAATCAGAAACAAACTTCATCCAGAATTCAATTCAAAATCAAAGACATCAAATAGGGGGAAAAGCCTGTGAACATGTTGAGCATGAGAGAACCTTTAATCACAGTACAGGTCCATTGGAACATCTGAAGAACCACATAGGAGACCAATCCTCTAGATGTGAAGAATGTGGGAAAACTTTCAGTTCAAGTAATGGCCTAATTCGACACAT GAATCCATACTGTAATCAGTGTAGTAAAAGCTTCACTGGACAGTCGATCCTTATTCAGCATCAAGGagttcacactggagagaaaccctatgagtttaatgaatgtgggaaagcttttgTTTATAACTCATCCCTTTTTTCACATCAGGAAATCCACCACAAAGAAAAACGTTTtaagtgtaatgaatgtgggaaagctttctgCAGGAAAACAGGCCTTTATGAACATCAGAAAATCCATTATGTGGAGAAATCCtatgaaaatgatgaatatggGAAATCCTTCAATCAGAATGGAAGCCTCGTTGAACATCAGAATAACCCCACAGGAGAGAAACATGAACGTGAGGAAGGCGAGAGCTGTTTTAGTTGTAGCACAGGATTCTCTGAGCACCAGAACTGTTCAGCAGAGAAACACTATGATCATGA AAATGAAAAAGGCCAGAGTCCAAGTACAGGTTTTGCTGGACATCAGCTGGAGAAACAGTCTGAACAGATTGAGGATGAGACAACCTATAGTCAGAGTATAAACCTTATAGAACATCAGACTATCCAGACTGGTGAGGAACAGTTTGAAGAGGATATGAGTACAAGAAGCTTTGATCACAATACAAACACTGTTGAACATCAGAGATCCTACACTACAGACCAACTGTACAAATGTGAAGAATATGGAAAAACTTTCAGTACCAAAGCTGGCC ATAAGAAAATTCACACTGGGGAAAGACCCTATAAATGTGAGGAGTGTGGGAAAGCTTTTTGCCAGTTGTCAGCCCTTAATCAGCATCAGTCtgtccacactggagagaagcgcTATAGATGTAATGAGTGTGGCAAAGCCTTCAGTCAGAACACAGGTCTTTTTTATCATCtcagaatccatactggagaaaaaccctttCAATGTAACTTATGTAGTAAAAAGTTTAGTCGGCGCTCAATACTTAttaaacatcagaaaattcacTGGAAGAGGGTTTTTATAGCatga